A window from Pyrococcus yayanosii CH1 encodes these proteins:
- a CDS encoding glycosyltransferase: MKVVVGIPSYNNADTIGFVVKQAAEGLKKYFGGGIIVNADGGSADGTRDVVMRTEVPEGIEVYSFVYKWPIPGKGSAMKEIMEFARARDADAVVFVDSDLRSITPEWIYRFAKPVEEGYDFVAPLYIRHKWDGTITNNIAYPMTASLYGLDVRQPIGGDFGVSARAIDVYLEDEALWKTDVARFGVDIFLTTTAIARKLKLVQVSLGMKIHNPKDPAASLGPMFNQVVGTLFMLMRRYEDIWRPVKEIRPVETWGEPVEGEPEPVKVSLDLLKERARELFAKEEETLREVLAKETFECVKKALETFEFPDELWARVLYDGAVAYKRGLLKNAEPLIPLYFAKTADFVIRTMEMSTMEAEKLVRERARVFLREKPYLVERW, translated from the coding sequence ATGAAGGTCGTGGTTGGTATCCCGAGCTATAACAACGCTGACACGATAGGGTTCGTCGTGAAGCAGGCCGCAGAGGGCCTGAAGAAGTACTTTGGTGGCGGAATAATAGTGAACGCCGACGGGGGGAGCGCGGACGGAACGAGAGATGTTGTCATGAGGACAGAGGTGCCTGAGGGTATCGAAGTTTACAGCTTCGTCTATAAATGGCCTATCCCAGGGAAGGGTAGCGCGATGAAGGAGATAATGGAGTTCGCCAGGGCCAGGGATGCAGATGCGGTTGTCTTCGTCGACAGCGATCTTAGGAGCATAACACCCGAGTGGATTTACAGGTTTGCCAAGCCCGTTGAGGAGGGCTACGACTTCGTGGCGCCCCTCTACATAAGGCATAAATGGGACGGAACGATAACCAACAACATAGCTTACCCAATGACCGCTTCCCTTTATGGCTTGGACGTGAGGCAACCCATAGGTGGAGACTTCGGCGTGAGTGCGAGGGCCATCGACGTTTACCTTGAAGACGAGGCCCTCTGGAAAACGGACGTCGCGAGGTTCGGCGTCGACATATTTCTAACGACGACGGCGATAGCAAGGAAACTCAAGCTCGTTCAGGTAAGCCTTGGCATGAAGATACACAACCCCAAGGATCCGGCCGCATCCCTCGGCCCCATGTTCAACCAAGTTGTTGGGACGTTGTTCATGCTCATGAGGCGCTACGAGGATATCTGGAGGCCAGTAAAAGAGATAAGGCCTGTGGAGACGTGGGGAGAACCCGTTGAGGGCGAGCCGGAACCTGTGAAGGTCTCCCTCGACCTCCTCAAGGAAAGGGCCAGGGAGCTCTTCGCCAAGGAGGAGGAGACGCTCAGGGAAGTCCTGGCCAAGGAGACCTTTGAATGCGTCAAGAAGGCCCTGGAAACCTTTGAGTTCCCGGACGAGTTATGGGCAAGAGTCCTCTACGACGGGGCGGTGGCCTATAAGAGGGGCCTGCTGAAGAACGCCGAGCCCCTGATACCGCTATACTTTGCCAAAACGGCGGACTTCGTCATCAGGACAATGGAGATGAGCACGATGGAAGCTGAAAAACTTGTCAGGGAAAGGGCTAGGGTATTCTTGAGGGAGAAGCCCTACCTGGTAGAGAGGTGGTAG
- a CDS encoding nitroreductase family protein: MELDEAITKRTSVRFYEDREVDDEILEELIRAAIRAPTASGLENWLFVAYKSRDVREKVYELIKQGHIEYFRKRGLPEEKMQKLQKRFEEGMYRAPLYLGVFVNKNVKALQDERYSHLELYWALESAAMAIENLMLKAVELGLGTCYIGVACFEHIEEELRKMAGLGDEYCLVGLISLGYPKGDVKPRGRKKDVREVLKIV; encoded by the coding sequence ATGGAGCTGGATGAGGCGATAACTAAGAGGACGTCCGTGAGGTTTTATGAGGACAGGGAAGTCGATGATGAAATTCTTGAAGAGCTGATAAGGGCGGCCATAAGAGCTCCGACCGCGAGCGGCTTGGAAAACTGGCTATTTGTGGCCTACAAGAGCAGGGATGTCAGGGAAAAGGTTTACGAACTCATAAAGCAGGGCCACATTGAGTACTTCAGGAAAAGGGGTCTTCCAGAAGAGAAGATGCAGAAGCTTCAGAAGAGGTTTGAGGAGGGCATGTATAGGGCTCCTCTGTATCTCGGTGTCTTCGTGAACAAGAACGTCAAGGCCCTTCAGGATGAGAGGTATAGTCACCTCGAATTATACTGGGCCCTCGAGAGCGCGGCAATGGCCATCGAGAACCTTATGCTGAAGGCTGTCGAGCTTGGACTGGGAACCTGCTACATAGGGGTTGCTTGCTTCGAGCACATTGAGGAGGAACTCAGGAAAATGGCTGGCCTCGGAGATGAATACTGCCTAGTAGGCCTCATAAGCCTCGGATATCCTAAGGGAGATGTGAAGCCCAGGGGGAGGAAGAAGGACGTCAGAGAGGTTCTGAAAATCGTCTGA
- a CDS encoding YkgJ family cysteine cluster protein, with protein sequence MRFKPRPFKKPIRFKCLFCLDCCRGRHVYLTLADIGRISKAGHDLQDFVTLSVEGGKVRFVLSVREWDLGCIFHNPETGRCTIHPVRPLICRIYPFMVSRKPIGVEGEEPVELGDAKLWLYYDANCPGVNAEGAGLVITPEEVAELGLRFEKEFKKTDLDGFIELLKALD encoded by the coding sequence GTGCGCTTCAAACCTCGTCCCTTCAAAAAGCCCATTCGCTTCAAGTGCCTCTTCTGCCTCGACTGCTGCAGGGGGAGGCACGTCTACTTGACGCTGGCCGATATAGGGAGGATATCGAAGGCCGGCCACGACTTGCAAGACTTCGTCACGCTTTCGGTAGAGGGCGGGAAGGTTAGGTTCGTTCTTTCGGTGAGGGAATGGGATTTAGGCTGCATCTTTCATAATCCTGAAACGGGGAGGTGCACCATCCATCCAGTCAGGCCTCTCATATGCCGTATCTACCCATTTATGGTCTCAAGGAAGCCCATCGGGGTCGAGGGAGAGGAGCCGGTAGAGCTTGGGGATGCAAAGCTGTGGCTTTACTACGACGCCAATTGTCCTGGCGTAAATGCGGAGGGGGCAGGGCTCGTGATAACGCCGGAGGAAGTTGCAGAGTTGGGCCTGAGGTTCGAGAAGGAGTTTAAGAAGACTGACCTTGACGGCTTCATCGAGCTTCTCAAGGCCCTTGATTAG